From the Arvicola amphibius chromosome 2, mArvAmp1.2, whole genome shotgun sequence genome, one window contains:
- the LOC119807674 gene encoding olfactory receptor 2A12-like, with the protein MGSNETWITEVTLLGFQVDPTLDYFLFGIFSAFYTFTLLGNGIILLIISVVPRLHTPMYFFLSHLAILDMSYASNNVPKMLSNLVTQKKTISFVPCIMQTFLYLAFAATECLILVAMSYDRFVAICHPLHYTVIMSWRVCTALAAASWGFSLLLDMVHLVLLLRLPFCGPYEVNHFFCEILSVLKLACADTTLNQVVIFATCVFILVGPLCLVLVSYTRILMTILRIQSGEGRRKAFSTCSSHLCVVGLFFGSAIVMYMAPKSQNPETQQKILSLFYSLFNPMLNPLIYSLRNAEVKGALERVLWKGRHM; encoded by the coding sequence ATGGGAAGCAATGAGACGTGGATCACAGAGGTTACCCTGCTGGGATTCCAAGTTGATCCCACTTTGGATTACTTCCTTTTTGGGATTTTCTCAGCCTTTTATACCTTTACCCTGTTGGGGAATGGGATCATTCTTCTAATAATATCTGTGGTCCCAAGGCTGCACACccccatgtatttcttcctctCACACCTTGCCATCCTTGACATGTCCTATGCTTCTAACAATGTCCCCAAGATGCTATCTAACCTTGTGACCCAGAAAAAAACCATCTCCTTTGTTCCATGTATCATGCAGACATTCCTGTATTTGGCCTTTGCGGCAACAGAGTGCTTGATTTTGGTGGCAATGTCTTATGACCGGTTTGTGGCCATCTGCCACCCCTTACACTACACTGTCATCATGAGCTGGAGAGTGTGCACTGCCCTGGCTGCTGCTTCCTGGGGCTTTAGTTTACTGCTGGATATGGTTCATTTAGTCCTCCTGCTGAGGCTTCCCTTCTGTGGACCTTATGAAGTCAATCACTTCTTCTGTGAAATCCTGTCTGTCCTCAAGCTGGCTTGTGCCGACACAACGCTCAATCAAGTCGTCATCTTTGCAACTTGTGTGTTCATCTTAGTGGGACCCTTATGCTTGGTGCTGGTCTCCTACACACGCATCCTGATGACCATTCTAAGAATCCAATCAGGGGAGGGTCGCAGAAAGGCCTTCTCTACTtgctcctcccacctctgtgTGGTCGGGCTCTTCTTTGGCAGCGCCATCGTCATGTACATGGCTCCCAAGTCTCAGAACCCGGAGACACAGCAGAAGATCCTTTCCCTGTTTTACAGCCTTTTCAACCCCATGCTGAACCCCCTGATCTACAGCCTGAGAAACGCTGAGGTGAAGGGTGCTCTGGAAAGGGTTCTGTGGAAGGGGAGACATATGTGA